The following coding sequences are from one Neodiprion lecontei isolate iyNeoLeco1 chromosome 7, iyNeoLeco1.1, whole genome shotgun sequence window:
- the LOC124295559 gene encoding uncharacterized protein LOC124295559 — protein MSIEEHIERRNDYIWRISRAVENLRKLGEAKITYGQVKSRLNALNSSWNKFQENHEKISEIKFAAKGDQLDAIKRLSLRLQQPRKPLQLLKTHQQEDHQNGYRVSECPLSRAATQNESRFTTSSRRWFAKNTQLSEVEKLHYLKTSVTDEPLQLIKNISLTAENFPRAWETLVSRYENKRLLTDSHLATLFAIPRVTKKSSSELKSLHSNTCEAFGALELLDSPEKLGDHIIVHMTIRKLDPASLEEWEKSVSEKLEPPTFAELKAFLIGRIHTLEAVEQAHAHNQIATSKPHSSQGRSNLQTTMSHTAQSKEQSCACCKGNHYIAFCSTFRDKSLDQRREVVSAKKLCFNCLGPHQQKDCRSNKTCRVCNGRHHSLLHRNSSSISTVANSGTSQVQAAVAQPAVQNAPISNSASQVSNHSAQPTMIKRSPVLLATVQLIASNPETGERIIARALLDQGSESSFVTESLAQQLRLRRHQATIPIIGVGAHQSAVTRGIATLQLQSRAHTSFSCQVEALVLPRLTSYLPSFRLLVEDWPHLRGLNLADPSFAHPSQIDVILGADIYSNIIGQGVRRGAPGTPIAQETQFAWVLSGCVSAEAASPSYGAVQGFQCSLDHELLDLVQQFWKQEEVSKPLALTSEEKRCEQHFRETVSRTASGRYVVRLPLKDNSVELGNPRNPAHQMLLCLEKRFGSDAKLKEAYSSFLREYRELGHMRRAINTPEDNSRVFYLPHHGVVRDSSSTPMLRVVFNGSQRTNLGLSLNGNLLVGPNRILGREEPELPIEEYQLTTVTYGLASAPYLAIRVLRQLVQDEGRQYPFASHVILENTYVDDILSGAEDVDQGCEKINELNQLLKAGGFELQKWTSSHPETLVDISRNHQEIAMHLNLDQSPFFRALGLAWRPDIDAFAFSPQIHQTRDNSTKRKVLSQTAQLFDPLGWLSPITIRAKIFMQELWALGFDWDEPLSASLSSRWIEFLQDLQGISAITIPRWIGLSSASLGIEIHGFADASQMCAKTKVAPLKKVTIPRLELCAANLLVRLMCHVEKTVNFENTPVYLWTDSTVALARIKSHPSRWKEFVRNRVTEIQEFARARWYHISGLENPADLASRGASPEQLQKSELWTFGPSWLSKPSVNWPSSSPRPEENVHLEERIGLSTHIATAKPLQIWDLVDRYSKLSTLLKVTSLCKRAANRFLAKTTSNRVNTSITVGPICTLELSDAQLFWTKVTQQAYFAEEIRQIETSSSLTRSHPLSRLTPFIDSNGFLRHPFILHHESSFSTLIIDHHHRLTLHGGPQLTLATIRQRYWILRGRVPIRMFIHRCVPCARHRATLSSQQMGQLPQSRVTQLRPFLHSGVDYAGPFPIRASRGIGAKSCKGYIVIFICFTTSAVHLELVSDYTTEAFIAAYKRFTSRRGICASIASDCGTNLVGADSELRRLLAASSKEFSEIANILASHETQWRFSSPSAPHFGGKWEAGVKSVKFHLKRVIGEATQPFEQFATFLTQVEATLNSRPLCAISDDPRDPSALTPEHFLVG, from the exons ATGTCGATCGAAGAACATATCGAACGTCGAAACGACTACATTTGGCGCATCTCTCGTGCCGTCGAAAACCTGCGCAAGCTCGGCGAGGCAAAAATCACTTACGGGCAGGTGAAGTCGCGGCTTAATGCTTTAAATTCAAGTTGGAATAAGTTCCAAGAGAATCACGAAAAGATCAGCGAGATCAAGTTCGCAGCAAAAGGTGATCAACTCGACGCGATCAAAAGGCTTTC CCTGCGCCTGCAGCAACCGCGCAAGCCGCTGCAGCTCCTCAAGACGCACCAGCAGGAGGATCATCAAAACGGTTACCGCGTATCGGAATGCCCACTTTCGCGGGCAGCTACTCAGAATGAAAGCCGTTTCACGACCTCTTCTCGTCGATGGTTCGCGAAAAATACGCAACTTTCGGAAGTGGAAAAGCTGCACTACCTCAAAACCAGTGTGACCGATGAACCGTTACAACtcatcaaaaacatttctctcACCGCAGAAAACTTCCCTCGAGCCTGGGAAACTCTCGTCTCACGGTACGAAAACAAGAGACTTTTGACGGATTCTCATCTCGCGACACTTTTCGCGATTCCTCGTGTCACGAAAAAGTCGTCATCAGAACTGAAGAGCTTGCACAGCAACACTTGCGAAGCTTTTGGCGCGCTCGAACTTCTCGATAGTCCCGAGAAATTAGGGGATCACATCATCGTGCACATGACGATTCGCAAGCTCGACCCAGCATCTCTCGAAGAGTGGGAGAAAAGTGTTAGCGAGAAACTCGAGCCCCCCACGTTTGCGGAGCTCAAGGCGTTTCTCATCGGTCGCATCCACACCCTCGAAGCCGTGGAGCAAGCTCATGCTCATAATCAAATCGCGACGTCAAAACCGCACTCATCGCAAGGAAGGTCAAATCTTCAGACGACAATGTCACATACAGCGCAATCAAAGGAACAGTCGTGTGCTTGTTGCAAAGGCAACCACTACATCGCGTTCTGTTCGACCTTTCGCGACAAATCTCTGGATCAAAGAAGGGAAGTGGTTTCTGCGAAAAAGCTTTGCTTTAATTGTCTCGGTCCACATCAGCAGAAGGACTGTCGATCCAACAAAACGTGTCGCGTGTGCAACGGTCGACATCATTCCTTGCTGCATCGAAACTCTTCCTCAATCTCGACAGTTGCTAACAGCGGCACATCTCAAGTTCAGGCTGCAGTAGCGCAACCTGCAGTGCAGAACGCACCGATCTCGAATAGCGCCTCTCAGGTGAGCAACCACTCAGCTCAGCCTACAATGATCAAGCGCTCTCCAGTTCTTCTCGCCACAGTGCAATTGATCGCCTCGAATCCGGAGACTGGAGAAAGAATCATCGCTCGCGCTCTACTCGATCAAGGATCCGAAAGTTCATTCGTCACGGAGTCGCTAGCGCAACAATTGCGACTACGTCGGCATCAAGCAACGATACCGATCATTGGCGTCGGAGCTCATCAATCGGCAGTGACTCGCGGCATCGCGACATTGCAACTCCAATCTCGTGCTCACACCTCGTTCTCGTGTCAGGTGGAGGCACTCGTGCTTCCACGACTCACCTCGTATCTACCCTCATTTCGACTTCTCGTCGAAGACTGGCCTCATCTACGAGGACTCAACCTCGCGGATCCAAGCTTTGCACATCCCAGTCAAATCGACGTAATTCTCGGAGCTGACATCTACAGCAACATCATTGGTCAAGGAGTTCGAAGAGGAGCACCAGGAACACCAATCGCGCAAGAAACTCAGTTCGCTTGGGTCCTCTCCGGCTGCGTTTCAGCGGAAGCAGCAAGCCCCTCGTATGGCGCAGTCCAAGGCTTCCAATGCTCCCTCGATCACGAACTGCTCGATCTCGTGCAGCAGTTTTGGAAGCAGGAAGAAGTGTCGAAACCTTTGGCACTAACTTCCGAAGAAAAGCGTTGTGAGCAACACTTTCGCGAAACGGTTTCCCGAACTGCGTCCGGTCGTTACGTAGTTCGGCTGCCGCTCAAGGACAATTCGGTAGAGCTTGGCAACCCGCGGAATCCCGCGCATCAAATGCTCCTTTGTTTGGAGAAACGGTTCGGTAGCGACGCGAAACTCAAGGAGGCTTACTCGAGCTTCCTTCGTGAATATCGTGAACTCGGGCACATGCGTCGCGCTATCAATACACCTGAAGACAATTCCCGCGTGTTTTATCTTCCCCATCACGGTGTAGTTCGCGACAGCAGTTCAACACCAATGTTGCGTGTCGTGTTCAACGGGTCTCAAAGAACCAACCTCGGACTCTCTCTCAATGGCAATCTTCTCGTCGGTCCAAAT CGAATCCTCGGGAGGGAAGAACCAGAGCTACCGATTGAAGAATATCAATTGACCACGGTAACGTATGGTCTTGCAAGCGCTCCGTATCTCGCGATCCGTGTTCTTCGTCAACTCGTTCAGGACGAAGGTAGGCAGTATCCCTTTGCGAGCCACGTCATTCTCGAGAACACGTACGTCGACGACATCCTCTCAGGAGCAGAAGACGTAGATCAAGGTTGCGAGAAAATCAACGAACTCAATCAATTGCTCAAGGCGGGCGGCTTTGAACTTCAAAAGTGGACTTCAAGCCACCCAGAAACTCTCGTTGACATTTCTCGAAACCATCAAGAGATCGCGATGCATCTGAATCTCGATCAAAGTCCATTCTTTCGGGCTCTCGGTCTTGCGTGGAGACCAGACATCGACGCGTTTGCGTTCTCTCCGCAAATTCATCAAACTCGGGACAATTCCACGAAACGAAAAGTTCTCTCACAAACCGCGCAGCTCTTTGATCCTCTCGGATGGCTCTCGCCGATCACGATCAGagccaaaatctttatgcaGGAATTGTGGGCACTCGGTTTCGACTGGGACGAGCCGCTCTCAGCTTCATTGTCCTCGCGATGGATCGAGTTTCTACAAGATCTTCAAGGCATCTCAGCTATCACCATCCCACGATGGATCGGGTTGAGTTCAGCATCTCTCGGGATAGAGATCCACGGTTTCGCGGACGCCTCTCAAA TGTGCGCGAAAACTAAAGTAGCGCCGCTAAAGAAGGTGACAATTCCTCGTCTCGAACTCTGTGCTGCGAATCTTCTCGTCCGGTTGATGTGTCATGTGGAAAAGACTGttaatttcgaaaacaccCCGGTTTATCTGTGGACGGATTCCACAGTCGCGCTCGCGCGGATCAAAAGCCACCCATCGCGGTGGAAGGAATTCGTTCGTAATCGCGTAACGGAAATCCAAGAGTTCGCGCGCGCTCGTTGGTATCACATCTCGGGTCTTGAAAACCCCGCTGATCTTGCGTCTCGTGGTGCATCTCCGGAGCAACTCCAAAAATCAGAACTTTGGACCTTTGGACCATCCTGGCTCTCGAAGCCTTCTGTTAATTGGCCATCCTCATCTCCGCGACCGGAAGAAAACGTTCATCTCGAGGAAAGAATAGGGCTGTCGACGCACATCGCAACAGCTAAGCCGCTACAAATCTGGGATCTCGTCGATCGCTACTCAAAACTATCGACTCTCCTCAAAGTCACATCATTGTGTAAACGCGCAGCAAATCGGTTCCTCGCAAAGACGACATCGAATCGCGTAAACACGTCTATCACTGTCGGACCGATCTGTACTCTCGAATTGAGCGACGCCCAACTGTTTTGGACCAAGGTGACCCAGCAGGCGTACTTCGCAGAAGAAATTCGCCAAATCGAGACAAGCTCAAGTCTCACTCGAAGTCATCCACTATCGCGACTAACGCCGTTCATCGATTCGAACGGATTTCTCAGA CATCCGTTCATCTTGCATCACGAATCATCGTTCTCCACATTGATCAtcgatcatcatcatcggtTGACCCTCCACGGAGGTCCGCAACTCACTCTCGCCACAATCCGACAGCGGTACTGGATCCTGAGAGGAAGAGTACCGATCCGCATGTTCATACATCGTTGCGTTCCTTGTGCGCGTCATCGCGCCACCCTCAGCAGCCAACAGATGGGCCAACTCCCTCAGTCTCGAGTCACGCAATTAAGGCCGTTTCTTCACTCTGGCGTTGACTACGCTGGTCCATTCCCGATTCGAGCCTCCCGCGGAATAGGAGCGAAATCATGCAAGGGATATATCGTTATCTTCATCTGCTTCACGACCTCGGCTGTGCATCTCGAGCTAGTTTCGGACTACACGACGGAGGCATTCATCGCGGCGTACAAACGCTTCACATCTCGACGAGGAATTTGTGCCTCAATCGCAAGCGATTGTGGAACGAATCTCGTCGGCGCAGACTCGGAACTTCGCCGTCTTCTCGCTGCATCGTCAAAGGAGTTCTCAGAAATCGCAAACATCCTCGCATCACACGAAACCCAGTGGCGGTTCAGTTCTCCCTCCGCGCCTCATTTCGGTGGAAAATGGGAAGCCGGAGTGAAATCAGTCAAATTTCACCTCAAACGAGTCATCGGAGAAGCTACTCAACCGTTCGAGCAATTCGCGACGTTCCTCACGCAAGTAGAAGCCACGCTTAACTCTCGACCTCTTTGCGCTATCTCGGACGATCCACGGGATCCAAGTGCCTTGACTCCAGAACACTTTCTCGTCGGCTAA